One genomic segment of Eikenella corrodens includes these proteins:
- a CDS encoding cytochrome b, with protein MTNQTNNKAKALLDWVDARFPLSRMMKEHVTEYYAPKNFNFWYFFGSLALLVLVIQIVSGIFLTMNYKPDGNLNQYHLPAAFTAVEYIMRDVSGGWIIRYMHSTGASMFFIVVYLHMFRGLIYGSFKKPRELVWVCGALIFLALMAEAFMGYLLPWGQMSFWGAQVIINLFGAIPVIGPDLSTWIRGDFNVSDVTLNRFFALHVIAVPLVLVGLVVAHLIALHEVGSNNPDGVEIKKLKDENGIPLDGIPFHPYYTVKDILGVVVFLIVFCSIMFFAPEGGGYFLEAPNFDPANSLKTPAHIAPVWYFTPFYAILRAIPSFAGTQVWGVIGMGAAVILIALLPWLDRSPVKSVRYRNTTFKTMLVLFLIAFIGLGILGAQVATDLRTEIAQSFTIFYFLFFLGMPIYTSPERPSLAAFKQQLRSRPLAALFAAGWVGGVMLIAVLVSIYDLYLLARLFFADPFQIQTLLIRVFSVLYMAFFFVGTLLNTKLNADQAVPERVTMSTTRQKIMFFVYAAITLAGAYLFANSI; from the coding sequence ATGACCAATCAAACCAATAATAAAGCCAAAGCATTGCTCGATTGGGTGGACGCGCGTTTCCCCCTTTCTAGAATGATGAAGGAACACGTAACCGAATATTACGCACCGAAAAACTTCAATTTTTGGTATTTCTTCGGTTCGCTGGCCTTGCTGGTGCTGGTGATTCAAATTGTCAGCGGCATCTTCCTCACCATGAACTACAAGCCAGACGGTAACTTGAACCAATACCATCTGCCTGCTGCGTTTACCGCAGTGGAATACATCATGCGCGATGTGTCCGGCGGCTGGATTATCCGCTATATGCACTCTACCGGCGCCTCGATGTTCTTCATCGTGGTGTATCTGCACATGTTCCGCGGCCTGATTTACGGCTCGTTCAAAAAACCACGCGAACTCGTGTGGGTGTGCGGCGCGCTGATTTTCCTCGCCCTGATGGCAGAGGCCTTTATGGGCTACCTGCTGCCTTGGGGCCAAATGTCGTTTTGGGGTGCGCAGGTAATCATTAATCTGTTCGGCGCCATCCCCGTAATCGGCCCGGATTTGTCCACTTGGATTCGCGGCGACTTTAACGTTTCCGACGTTACGCTCAACCGCTTCTTCGCCTTGCACGTGATTGCTGTGCCGCTGGTGCTGGTTGGCCTGGTGGTGGCACATCTGATTGCACTGCATGAAGTGGGTTCCAACAACCCAGACGGCGTGGAAATTAAAAAGCTGAAAGATGAAAACGGTATCCCGCTCGACGGCATCCCTTTCCATCCGTATTACACCGTGAAAGACATTTTGGGCGTGGTGGTATTCCTAATTGTATTCTGCTCCATCATGTTCTTTGCCCCTGAAGGCGGTGGCTACTTCCTCGAAGCCCCCAACTTCGATCCGGCCAACTCGCTGAAAACCCCGGCACACATTGCTCCGGTGTGGTATTTCACTCCGTTCTACGCCATTTTGCGCGCCATCCCCTCGTTTGCCGGCACGCAAGTGTGGGGTGTGATCGGCATGGGTGCGGCAGTGATTCTGATTGCCCTCCTGCCTTGGCTTGATCGCTCGCCGGTGAAATCCGTGCGCTACCGCAACACCACCTTCAAAACCATGCTGGTGCTGTTCCTGATTGCCTTCATCGGTTTAGGTATTCTCGGTGCGCAAGTGGCTACTGATCTCAGAACAGAAATTGCCCAATCGTTCACGATTTTCTATTTCCTGTTCTTCCTCGGCATGCCGATTTACACCAGCCCTGAGCGTCCGAGCCTGGCTGCGTTTAAACAGCAGCTGCGCTCTCGTCCATTGGCTGCGCTGTTTGCCGCAGGCTGGGTGGGCGGCGTGATGCTGATTGCAGTGCTGGTGAGTATTTACGATCTATACCTGCTTGCTCGCCTGTTTTTCGCCGACCCGTTCCAAATTCAAACCCTGCTGATCCGTGTGTTCTCAGTACTGTATATGGCCTTCTTCTTTGTTGGCACGCTGCTGAATACCAAGCTGAATGCGGATCAAGCAGTGCCGGAACGTGTAACCATGAGCACTACCCGCCAAAAAATCATGTTCTTTGTGTATGCAGCCATTACATTGGCGGGTGCGTATCTGTTTGCCAACAGCATTTAA
- a CDS encoding cytochrome c1, translated as MKKQWKNWLAALMLALPLSANASGGGHYEHVDIDLGDQVSLQRGAQIFANYCLSCHSASGMRYNRLQDLGLSEDEIRKNLMFTTDKTGDVMQSAMNPEDAKRWFGAEPPDLTLIARSRGADYLYAYLRGFYKDPSRPTGWNNLVFDKVGMPHPLWEQQGIRAVELDSKGQPVMVKDEHGNLVPKLYWEATGLHSRRLPNGEVSAKEFDLYAKDLVAYLVYMGEPAQLQRKQIGYGVLLFLFAIMLPLAYFLKKEYWKDVH; from the coding sequence ATGAAAAAACAATGGAAAAACTGGCTGGCCGCGCTGATGTTGGCCTTGCCGCTAAGTGCCAACGCCTCCGGCGGCGGCCACTACGAACATGTAGATATCGACTTGGGCGACCAAGTGAGCCTGCAACGCGGCGCACAAATTTTCGCCAACTACTGCCTTTCCTGCCATTCGGCCAGCGGCATGCGCTACAACCGCTTGCAGGACTTGGGCTTGAGTGAAGACGAAATCCGCAAAAATCTGATGTTCACCACCGATAAAACCGGCGATGTGATGCAGTCTGCCATGAATCCGGAAGATGCCAAACGCTGGTTTGGTGCCGAGCCGCCGGATTTAACCCTGATTGCCCGTTCGCGCGGTGCGGATTACCTCTACGCCTATTTGCGTGGCTTCTACAAAGACCCGAGTCGCCCAACCGGCTGGAACAACCTGGTGTTCGACAAAGTCGGCATGCCGCACCCCTTGTGGGAGCAGCAGGGTATCCGCGCAGTGGAGCTCGACAGCAAAGGCCAGCCCGTAATGGTGAAAGACGAACACGGCAACCTGGTGCCCAAGCTGTATTGGGAAGCCACCGGCCTGCATAGCCGCCGCCTGCCTAACGGCGAAGTGAGCGCCAAAGAGTTCGACCTCTACGCCAAAGACCTCGTTGCCTATCTGGTGTATATGGGCGAACCCGCGCAGCTGCAACGCAAACAAATCGGCTACGGCGTGTTGCTGTTCCTGTTTGCCATCATGCTGCCGTTGGCCTACTTCCTGAAAAAGGAATACTGGAAAGACGTGCACTAA
- the polA gene encoding DNA polymerase I has product MRKTLLLVDGSSYLYRAYHAMAQLTAPDGAPTGALYGVLNMLRRLRADYVHDYCAVVFDAKGKNFRHEMFPDYKATRPPMPDDLRPQAEALPDLVRLMGWPVLVIPQVEADDVIGTLAAMAGEAGWNVVVSTGDKDMAQLVNERVTLVNTMSGETLDIEGVKEKFGVRPDQIRDYLALMGDKVDNVPGVEKCGPKTAVKWLEAYGSLAGVMEHAAEIKGKVGENLQAALPQLPLSYDLVTIKTDVDLHSELSDGLESLRRTSPKWSQLAVDFKRWGFRTWLKEAESRIHEAADGDLFGSDTIGEQAALDMETSSERLPEKAVAPEKLDYQAVTTEAQFAALLDKLSQAGKIGIDTETTSLDAMNAALVGISIAFQAGEAVYIPVGHSLTAAPEQLDLQDVLGRLKPHLENPALKKIGQNLKYDQHVFANYGIALNGIAGDAMLASYIIESHLGHGLDELSERWLGLETITYESLCGKGAKQIGFADVAIEQATEYAAQDADFALRLDAHLRAQMDAKQLEMYEKMELPVAQVLFEMERNGVQIDRAELARQSAELGAELMKLEQEAYAAAGQPFNLNSPKQLQEILFDKMGIPTKGLKKTAKGGISTNEAVLEQLAPDYPLPKIILQNRSLAKLKSTYTDKLPEMISPKDGRVHTTYAQAVAITGRLASNNPNLQNIPIRTAEGRRVRRAFTAPQGSVIVSADYSQIELRIMAHLSGDKTLIAAFQNGEDVHRRTAAEVFGIAPENVSPEQRRYAKTINFGLIYGMGQYGLAKSLGIDNLSAKTFIDRYFARYPGVAEYMQRTKEQAAAQGYVETLFGRRLYLPDIRNKNANARAGAERAAINAPMQGTASDLIKRAMIDVSRWLSDDLLQSKLIMQVHDELVLEVPEAELDLVKEKLPQIMAKVDEGMLNVPLVAEVGVGMNWEEAH; this is encoded by the coding sequence ATGCGCAAAACCCTTCTCCTCGTTGACGGCTCTTCTTATCTTTACCGCGCGTATCATGCAATGGCGCAATTGACCGCGCCTGACGGTGCGCCGACGGGCGCGCTTTACGGCGTGTTGAACATGTTGCGCCGTCTGCGGGCGGATTATGTGCATGATTATTGCGCGGTGGTGTTTGATGCGAAGGGCAAGAATTTCCGCCACGAGATGTTCCCCGACTATAAGGCGACGCGCCCGCCGATGCCGGACGATTTGCGCCCGCAGGCGGAAGCCTTGCCGGATTTGGTGCGGCTGATGGGCTGGCCGGTGTTGGTCATTCCGCAAGTGGAGGCGGACGACGTTATCGGCACGCTGGCGGCGATGGCAGGCGAAGCAGGTTGGAATGTGGTGGTGTCCACCGGCGATAAGGACATGGCGCAGCTGGTGAACGAGCGCGTAACGCTGGTGAACACGATGAGCGGCGAAACGCTGGACATTGAAGGCGTGAAGGAGAAATTCGGCGTGCGCCCCGACCAAATCCGTGATTATCTCGCGCTGATGGGCGACAAGGTGGACAATGTGCCGGGCGTGGAGAAGTGCGGCCCGAAAACAGCGGTGAAGTGGCTGGAAGCCTACGGCTCGCTGGCTGGTGTGATGGAGCACGCTGCGGAAATCAAGGGCAAGGTCGGCGAAAACCTGCAAGCCGCGCTGCCCCAACTGCCGCTGTCGTATGATTTGGTGACGATTAAAACCGATGTGGACTTGCATTCGGAGCTTTCAGACGGCCTCGAAAGCCTGCGCCGCACTTCGCCGAAATGGTCGCAGCTTGCGGTCGATTTCAAACGCTGGGGCTTCCGCACTTGGCTGAAAGAAGCGGAAAGCCGTATACACGAAGCGGCGGACGGCGATTTGTTCGGCAGCGATACGATAGGCGAACAGGCGGCGTTGGACATGGAAACGTCGTCTGAAAGGCTACCTGAAAAAGCCGTTGCACCCGAAAAGCTGGATTATCAAGCCGTTACCACCGAAGCGCAGTTTGCCGCTTTGTTGGACAAACTGTCGCAGGCGGGCAAAATCGGCATTGATACAGAAACCACTTCCCTAGACGCGATGAACGCCGCGCTGGTCGGCATCAGCATCGCATTCCAAGCAGGCGAAGCGGTTTACATCCCCGTAGGTCACAGCCTGACCGCCGCGCCTGAACAGCTTGATTTGCAGGACGTATTAGGTCGTCTGAAACCGCATTTGGAAAACCCCGCCCTGAAAAAAATCGGGCAAAACCTCAAATATGATCAACACGTTTTCGCCAACTACGGCATCGCCCTGAACGGCATTGCCGGCGACGCCATGCTCGCTTCCTACATCATCGAGAGTCATCTCGGACACGGTTTGGACGAATTGTCCGAACGCTGGCTCGGTTTGGAAACCATTACCTACGAATCGCTGTGTGGCAAAGGCGCGAAGCAAATCGGTTTTGCCGACGTCGCCATCGAGCAGGCAACCGAATACGCAGCCCAAGACGCCGATTTCGCCCTGCGCCTCGACGCGCACCTGCGCGCGCAGATGGACGCCAAACAGCTTGAAATGTATGAAAAAATGGAGCTGCCCGTCGCGCAGGTATTGTTTGAAATGGAACGCAACGGTGTGCAAATCGACCGCGCCGAACTCGCCCGCCAAAGTGCGGAACTCGGCGCCGAGCTGATGAAGCTCGAACAGGAAGCCTATGCCGCCGCAGGCCAGCCGTTCAACCTCAACTCGCCCAAACAGCTGCAAGAAATCCTGTTCGACAAAATGGGCATCCCCACCAAAGGCCTGAAAAAAACCGCCAAAGGCGGCATCTCCACCAACGAAGCCGTGCTCGAACAGCTCGCGCCCGACTACCCCTTGCCCAAAATCATCTTGCAAAACCGCAGCCTGGCGAAACTCAAATCCACCTACACCGACAAACTGCCCGAAATGATCTCCCCCAAAGACGGCCGTGTGCATACCACCTACGCCCAAGCCGTCGCCATTACCGGCCGCCTCGCCAGCAACAACCCCAACCTGCAAAACATCCCCATCCGCACCGCCGAAGGCCGCCGCGTGCGTCGCGCCTTCACCGCACCGCAAGGCAGCGTCATCGTTTCCGCCGACTATTCCCAAATCGAGCTGCGCATCATGGCGCACCTCTCCGGCGACAAAACCCTCATCGCCGCATTCCAAAACGGCGAAGACGTACACCGCCGCACTGCCGCCGAAGTATTCGGCATCGCCCCCGAAAACGTCTCGCCCGAACAACGCCGCTACGCCAAAACCATCAACTTCGGCCTCATTTACGGCATGGGCCAATACGGCCTCGCGAAATCATTGGGCATAGACAACCTGTCCGCCAAAACCTTCATCGACCGCTACTTCGCCCGCTACCCCGGCGTCGCCGAATACATGCAGCGCACCAAAGAACAAGCCGCCGCGCAAGGCTACGTCGAAACCCTGTTCGGCCGCCGCCTCTACCTGCCCGACATCCGCAACAAAAACGCCAACGCCCGCGCCGGAGCCGAACGCGCCGCCATCAACGCCCCCATGCAAGGCACCGCCTCCGACCTCATCAAACGCGCCATGATAGACGTATCCCGCTGGCTTTCAGACGACCTCTTACAAAGCAAACTGATTATGCAGGTGCATGACGAACTGGTGTTGGAAGTACCCGAAGCCGAGCTGGATTTAGTGAAAGAGAAACTGCCGCAAATTATGGCGAAAGTGGATGAGGGGATGTTGAACGTGCCGCTGGTGGCTGAAGTGGGCGTGGGGATGAATTGGGAAGAGGCGCATTGA
- a CDS encoding DUF4238 domain-containing protein has product MAGKRQHYIPQFLQRGFTIEKNGAKTWVARVDRNPYQSNIQNVGVEGYFYTKENNIIVDELITKEEEIISKTVNSLKKYDNNTPVSGEVAAKLVAHFEIRTRSLRVNFSQAIKNIVQAISDTFENKTLFYDYLVRKIKRDRKFIKDIIDKVQISNKQKKILTRTIQKDPNLLLYYLPDSVMSIMATQLRQEFSSQIINNKIKEIHLKTLKETIAPEEKINIFSRLNFRIIKTKEILILGDSIVVFINSLGIQKPFYDKDDKIRLLVMPLDSNTYLIGSSDRSHEYSIEEIRNFISSCSLEFFISSDKDIAEKYCKQIGSFASILSRCQADSIIREVLNE; this is encoded by the coding sequence ATGGCAGGAAAAAGGCAACACTATATTCCGCAATTCCTACAAAGAGGGTTCACGATTGAAAAAAATGGAGCAAAAACTTGGGTGGCTAGAGTAGATAGAAATCCATATCAATCGAATATACAAAATGTTGGTGTGGAAGGATATTTCTATACAAAAGAAAATAATATAATTGTTGATGAACTTATAACCAAAGAAGAGGAGATAATATCAAAAACAGTTAATAGCTTAAAAAAATATGATAATAATACCCCTGTATCTGGAGAAGTGGCTGCTAAATTAGTTGCCCACTTTGAAATTAGAACTAGAAGCCTAAGGGTAAATTTTTCCCAAGCTATAAAAAATATAGTCCAAGCTATTTCTGATACTTTTGAAAATAAGACTTTATTTTATGATTATTTAGTTAGGAAAATAAAAAGAGATAGAAAATTTATTAAAGATATAATTGATAAGGTTCAGATTTCAAATAAACAAAAGAAAATATTGACAAGAACTATTCAAAAAGATCCAAATTTATTGCTTTATTATCTGCCCGATAGCGTTATGTCTATAATGGCTACACAGTTGAGGCAGGAATTTTCTTCACAAATTATAAATAACAAAATAAAAGAAATACATTTAAAAACACTAAAAGAAACAATCGCACCAGAGGAGAAGATTAATATTTTTTCTAGGCTAAATTTTAGAATTATTAAGACAAAAGAGATATTAATTTTAGGAGATTCTATTGTTGTATTTATAAACTCATTAGGTATACAAAAGCCGTTTTATGATAAAGATGATAAGATACGATTACTTGTTATGCCTTTAGATAGTAATACTTACTTGATTGGTTCAAGTGATAGAAGTCATGAGTATTCAATCGAAGAAATTAGGAATTTTATTTCTTCTTGTTCATTAGAGTTTTTTATATCATCAGACAAGGATATTGCAGAAAAATATTGTAAACAGATAGGATCATTTGCTAGTATTTTATCAAGATGTCAAGCAGACTCGATTATAAGAGAAGTTTTAAATGAATAG
- the lolA gene encoding outer membrane lipoprotein chaperone LolA, producing the protein MKTQTFRLAAAAVLAMAIGSAQAGGIEALQKFNADTDGISGSFSQSVQSRNKTRNAQGRFSILRPGLFKWEYTSPYKQTIVGDGSHIWLYDIDLAQITKTAQNQAIGDSPAAILSNKEALSASYTLKEDGSAGGIDYVLATPKRSNAGYQYIRLGFKGDDLAEMRLKDSFGNQTTIKFNNLNTRPNLSRSQFRFTPPQGVDVLTQ; encoded by the coding sequence ATGAAAACCCAAACCTTCCGCCTGGCCGCCGCAGCAGTTTTAGCTATGGCTATCGGCAGCGCCCAAGCCGGCGGCATCGAAGCCCTGCAAAAATTCAACGCCGACACCGACGGCATCAGCGGCAGCTTCAGCCAAAGCGTACAAAGCCGCAACAAAACCCGCAATGCCCAAGGCCGCTTCAGCATCCTGCGCCCCGGCCTCTTCAAATGGGAATATACCAGCCCCTACAAACAAACCATCGTAGGCGACGGCAGCCACATTTGGCTCTACGACATCGACTTGGCACAAATCACCAAAACCGCGCAAAACCAAGCCATCGGCGATAGCCCCGCCGCCATCCTTTCCAATAAAGAAGCCCTCTCCGCCAGCTACACCCTGAAAGAAGACGGCTCCGCCGGCGGCATCGACTACGTATTGGCCACGCCCAAACGCTCCAACGCCGGCTACCAATACATCCGCCTTGGCTTCAAAGGCGACGACTTGGCCGAAATGCGCCTAAAAGACAGCTTCGGCAACCAAACTACCATCAAATTCAACAACCTGAATACCCGCCCCAACCTCTCCCGCAGCCAATTCCGCTTCACCCCGCCGCAGGGTGTGGATGTGCTGACGCAGTAA
- a CDS encoding HAD family hydrolase, which translates to MIQAVLFDLDGTLADTALDLGGALNRLLARNGLPAVPMAQIRPVASHGANYLIKLGTGIEKGHPDHPRWRQEYLAEYEHGFCDETVLFEGINPMLEQLARRSIAWGIITNKPHRFTSLLVPELGFIAPPAVVVSGDTCAESKPSTLPMHHACRQIGIAPERCLYVGDAERDMVAGKNAGMATALANWGYIAESDPVHEWPADARLDAPGQILDLL; encoded by the coding sequence ATGATTCAAGCTGTATTATTCGATTTAGACGGCACATTGGCCGACACGGCGCTCGATTTGGGCGGGGCGCTCAACCGCCTCTTGGCTAGAAACGGGCTGCCTGCCGTGCCGATGGCGCAAATCCGGCCGGTGGCCAGCCACGGCGCCAACTATTTGATTAAGCTGGGCACCGGTATTGAAAAAGGCCATCCCGACCACCCGCGCTGGCGGCAGGAATATTTGGCCGAATACGAGCACGGTTTTTGCGATGAAACCGTGCTGTTTGAAGGCATCAACCCCATGCTCGAGCAGCTCGCCCGCCGCAGTATTGCCTGGGGCATCATCACCAACAAGCCGCACCGTTTCACTAGCCTGCTCGTGCCCGAACTGGGCTTCATTGCCCCGCCTGCGGTGGTGGTGAGCGGTGATACTTGTGCCGAATCCAAACCCAGCACGTTACCGATGCATCATGCCTGCCGGCAAATCGGTATTGCGCCGGAGCGTTGCCTGTATGTGGGCGATGCCGAGCGCGATATGGTGGCGGGCAAAAACGCTGGGATGGCGACTGCCTTGGCCAACTGGGGCTACATTGCCGAGAGCGACCCGGTGCACGAATGGCCGGCTGATGCGCGGCTGGATGCGCCCGGGCAGATTTTGGATTTGCTGTAG
- a CDS encoding competence/damage-inducible protein A → MSFSLIIIGDEILHGSRQDKHFAFFKQLLKERGLLLDSVQYLPDNRQILIHRLRQSFAEGLPTFVTGGIGSTPDDHTRQAAAEALGLPLILHPQAAANIEAVSLKHGDSLDSHGHQIRLRMAEFPQGSSLIPNPYNNIAGFSIREHYFLPGFPVMAQPMAAWALDEYYAHLQHQTERRSISAWIDLPESRISALMASIEQRYPGIRSFSLPATPTAQQRYRLLFGLKAEGEACTQLNQAWQEAEAGLKEQGATQIELAPEGV, encoded by the coding sequence ATGTCCTTTTCCCTTATCATCATCGGCGACGAAATCCTGCACGGTAGCCGCCAAGACAAACACTTTGCCTTTTTCAAACAGCTACTCAAAGAGCGCGGCCTGCTGCTCGATTCTGTGCAATACCTGCCCGACAACCGCCAAATCCTTATCCACCGCCTGCGCCAAAGCTTTGCCGAAGGCCTGCCCACCTTTGTTACCGGCGGCATTGGCAGCACGCCCGATGACCACACTCGCCAAGCTGCTGCCGAAGCCCTTGGCTTACCGCTGATACTGCACCCGCAGGCTGCCGCCAACATCGAAGCCGTATCCCTCAAACACGGCGACAGCCTCGACAGCCACGGCCACCAAATCCGCCTGCGCATGGCCGAGTTTCCCCAAGGCAGCAGCCTGATTCCCAATCCCTACAACAACATCGCCGGCTTTTCCATCCGCGAACACTACTTTCTACCCGGCTTTCCCGTAATGGCACAGCCCATGGCCGCTTGGGCACTCGACGAATACTACGCCCATCTCCAGCACCAAACCGAACGCCGCAGCATCAGCGCTTGGATCGACTTGCCCGAATCCCGTATCAGCGCCCTGATGGCTAGCATTGAACAGCGCTACCCCGGCATCCGCAGTTTCAGCCTGCCCGCCACCCCCACCGCTCAGCAGCGCTACCGACTGCTATTCGGCCTCAAAGCCGAAGGCGAAGCCTGCACACAGCTAAATCAGGCCTGGCAGGAAGCCGAAGCCGGCTTGAAAGAGCAGGGCGCCACCCAAATCGAGCTGGCACCGGAAGGCGTGTAA
- a CDS encoding GbsR/MarR family transcriptional regulator — MKLNPTTEKFILHWGEMGSKWGVNRSVAQIHALLYIIGRPMNAEEICETLGMARSNVSNSIKELQGLLLVHTVHIMGDRRDHFTTSDDVWTLFRTIAEVRMQREIEPTRQFLQTLIDSPEFAQENEAVQQKIQQTHDFISTLTIWANEMLKLSTGTMVKILKLGAGIQKFFR, encoded by the coding sequence ATGAAACTGAATCCGACCACTGAAAAATTTATCCTGCATTGGGGCGAGATGGGCTCCAAGTGGGGCGTGAACCGCAGCGTGGCGCAGATCCATGCGCTGCTGTATATCATCGGGCGGCCGATGAATGCCGAAGAAATTTGCGAAACACTGGGTATGGCTCGTTCCAATGTTTCCAACAGCATTAAAGAATTGCAAGGCTTGCTATTGGTGCACACCGTGCACATCATGGGCGACAGGCGCGACCATTTCACCACTTCGGATGACGTGTGGACGCTATTCCGTACCATTGCCGAAGTGCGGATGCAGCGCGAAATCGAGCCCACCCGGCAGTTTTTGCAAACCTTAATCGATAGCCCGGAGTTCGCGCAGGAAAACGAGGCCGTGCAGCAGAAAATCCAGCAAACCCACGACTTCATCAGCACCCTTACCATCTGGGCCAATGAAATGCTGAAACTCTCCACCGGCACCATGGTGAAGATTTTGAAGCTGGGCGCGGGGATTCAGAAATTTTTCCGTTGA
- a CDS encoding DoxX-like family protein, translating into MKRLDVLRFSMGFLWLWSGIQPALTAADMSLDLLGRAGIAAEWQAVAFYASSALDIFFGILCFTKFRNYRFVWLSQFAVVLGYSAIVAYRLPEMWLHPFAPLIKNVPILAALWVLGSRERDGIAAG; encoded by the coding sequence ATGAAGCGGCTTGACGTATTGCGGTTTTCGATGGGTTTTTTATGGCTTTGGAGCGGGATACAGCCTGCTCTGACGGCAGCAGATATGTCGCTGGATTTACTGGGGAGGGCAGGCATTGCGGCAGAATGGCAGGCGGTAGCGTTTTATGCCTCATCGGCTTTAGACATATTTTTTGGGATCTTATGTTTCACAAAATTCAGAAATTACCGTTTTGTATGGCTATCACAATTTGCCGTAGTACTGGGCTACAGCGCGATTGTGGCGTACAGGCTACCTGAAATGTGGCTGCATCCGTTTGCGCCGCTGATTAAAAATGTGCCGATTTTGGCGGCATTATGGGTACTTGGGAGTAGGGAGCGGGATGGCATTGCAGCAGGCTAA
- a CDS encoding DUF2269 family protein: MNTYLIVKTLHIISATLMVGTGFGTAFYLFWANRSGSVAAQAVVSKWVMKADWWFTTPAVIFQPLSGLWMLHYLGMPLTWGGAWLWVKWTLALYALAGVCWLPVVWLQIKMARQAAAAWQAGENTLSASYKRYQFWWEMLGYPAFCATVVMYFLMVLKPM, encoded by the coding sequence ATGAACACGTATTTAATCGTCAAAACCCTGCACATTATTTCGGCCACGCTGATGGTGGGTACGGGCTTCGGCACGGCGTTTTATCTGTTTTGGGCGAACCGTTCCGGCTCGGTGGCGGCGCAGGCGGTGGTGTCGAAATGGGTGATGAAGGCGGATTGGTGGTTCACCACGCCGGCGGTGATTTTCCAGCCGCTCTCGGGTTTGTGGATGCTGCATTATTTAGGCATGCCGCTCACGTGGGGCGGGGCATGGCTGTGGGTGAAGTGGACGTTGGCGCTGTATGCGCTGGCGGGGGTGTGTTGGCTGCCGGTGGTGTGGCTGCAAATCAAGATGGCGCGCCAGGCGGCTGCGGCTTGGCAGGCGGGCGAAAATACGCTGTCGGCCAGCTACAAACGCTATCAATTTTGGTGGGAAATGCTGGGCTATCCGGCCTTCTGTGCCACGGTGGTGATGTATTTCCTGATGGTGTTGAAGCCGATGTAG
- a CDS encoding thiol-disulfide oxidoreductase DCC family protein — protein sequence MHKIFYDAECPICVREMELIMQDSRAGFMEAVPIQGSEAVLAQYGITTEAALTYLHVLTDDSVMLQKMAAVRKMYEGYQGFALVKLVNLPLLNKLADRLYPWFARHRYQFPKWLLPRPGCEGGVCRIPPKERTKK from the coding sequence ATGCATAAAATCTTCTACGATGCCGAATGCCCGATCTGCGTGCGGGAGATGGAACTTATCATGCAGGATAGCCGCGCCGGATTTATGGAAGCCGTGCCGATACAGGGCAGCGAAGCCGTGTTGGCGCAATACGGCATCACCACCGAAGCCGCGCTCACCTACCTGCACGTTTTAACGGACGACAGCGTGATGCTGCAAAAAATGGCCGCTGTGCGCAAAATGTACGAAGGCTACCAAGGCTTTGCACTGGTGAAACTGGTCAATCTGCCGCTGTTAAACAAACTGGCCGACCGGCTTTATCCGTGGTTCGCCCGCCACCGTTACCAATTTCCCAAATGGCTGCTTCCGCGCCCCGGATGCGAAGGCGGCGTATGCCGAATCCCACCGAAAGAAAGGACGAAAAAATGA